The proteins below come from a single Nocardioides eburneiflavus genomic window:
- a CDS encoding HNH endonuclease signature motif containing protein, giving the protein MTAIPHFDDHHLVAFAKSLEADLAALGERPLWSMSTQDAEDALVSLTRARGQLDALLMRVLRQAEAVGAGLDTGATSTVNWWSHVTRTSRAEAHRTARLARSLEDHAEVSQALVAGDVRTDQARVVVESVDDLPQTVADWVPEAATRFLLGKTGEHDAKALRVLGRRVLEVVDPVAADVEEARRLEAEEADALAAASFTMVDDGHGSCHGRFTIPSLHGAMLAKDLKARAARRVDASTHAEDGSDAGAARLGRHRMGLALVDYIETRPRQSVPTAGGLAATVVVTMELEALLGGLKAASLDTGGRISAGEARRLACRAGIIPVVLGGPSVPLDVGRRRRFHTEAQRIAMGIRDGGCTADGCDAPPGMTEAHHDEVPWSRGGRTSVTKGRLLCPPHHRRIHDPAFQHHLDKHGKVRFTRRT; this is encoded by the coding sequence ATGACAGCGATCCCGCACTTCGACGACCACCATCTGGTGGCCTTCGCGAAGTCCCTGGAGGCCGACCTTGCGGCCTTGGGGGAGCGCCCGCTGTGGTCGATGTCGACTCAGGACGCGGAGGACGCGCTGGTGTCGCTGACGCGGGCACGCGGTCAGCTCGATGCCTTGCTGATGCGCGTGCTGCGGCAGGCCGAGGCGGTGGGTGCGGGCCTCGACACGGGTGCGACATCGACGGTCAACTGGTGGTCGCACGTCACGCGCACCTCCCGTGCGGAGGCTCACCGCACGGCACGGCTGGCCCGGTCACTGGAGGACCACGCGGAGGTCTCCCAGGCGTTGGTCGCCGGCGACGTGCGGACCGACCAGGCGAGAGTGGTCGTCGAGTCGGTCGACGACCTCCCCCAGACGGTCGCCGACTGGGTGCCCGAGGCGGCGACCCGGTTCCTGCTGGGCAAGACCGGTGAGCACGACGCGAAGGCGCTCCGCGTCCTGGGCCGTCGCGTGCTCGAGGTGGTCGACCCGGTTGCCGCGGACGTCGAAGAGGCACGTCGGCTGGAGGCCGAGGAAGCAGACGCCCTGGCGGCAGCGTCCTTCACCATGGTCGACGACGGCCACGGGTCGTGCCACGGCCGGTTCACCATCCCCTCCCTGCACGGGGCGATGCTCGCCAAGGACCTCAAGGCGCGCGCCGCGCGGAGGGTCGACGCGTCCACCCACGCCGAGGACGGCTCCGACGCGGGCGCTGCTCGGCTCGGCCGGCACCGGATGGGGCTCGCACTCGTGGACTACATCGAGACTCGTCCCCGCCAGTCGGTGCCCACGGCAGGTGGCCTCGCTGCCACCGTGGTCGTGACGATGGAGCTCGAGGCGCTGCTCGGCGGGCTCAAGGCCGCGTCGCTCGACACCGGCGGGCGGATCAGCGCCGGCGAGGCGCGTCGGCTGGCCTGCCGCGCGGGGATCATTCCGGTGGTGCTGGGCGGGCCGAGCGTCCCCCTCGACGTCGGACGCAGGCGACGGTTCCACACCGAGGCCCAGCGCATCGCGATGGGGATCCGGGACGGGGGCTGCACCGCCGACGGCTGCGACGCCCCACCGGGCATGACCGAGGCCCACCACGACGAGGTGCCGTGGTCGCGGGGAGGACGGACGAGCGTCACGAAGGGGCGGCTGCTCTGTCCTCCGCACCACCGACGCATCCACGATCCCGCCTTCCAGCACCACCTCGACAAGCACGGCAAGGTCCGCTTCACCAGGCGGACGTGA
- a CDS encoding short-chain fatty acid transporter: MPSTSTSPRQRSSGLSGVMRPVNSVVERFIPSALVFAIVLTFVVAILALLLTDTGPVEVTRGWGEGLSGLLEFMTQMALILLLGHTLANTGPVRRLLASLGGLPRTALQGYLFVFAVAAVASLITWGLGLVVGVLLAVEVARQGREKGLELHFPMLVAAGYSGYVIWHMGYSGSGTLTAATEGSFIAEQLGETVPIAETTFAWWNILAIVVTILAVGIGLALVAPRAGDRIIEMKADARFDDDIAIDDEVVTPADRVDASRVLTLLVGLALVAYLVIHYADGGTATLDVVNWTFLALIFLLVRSPLELIALVKNAASNVGEILLQFPQYAGIMGIMATSGLITVFSDFIVDTAGPSTFGVLAFLSAGVVNFFVPSGGGQFAVQGPVMLDAGARLGVDPSVTIMAIAYGDQWTNMIQPFWALPVLAISGLKIRDILGYTLVTLLASGVVFAATMLLVGAG; the protein is encoded by the coding sequence ATGCCCAGCACCAGCACCAGCCCGAGACAGCGATCATCGGGACTCTCCGGGGTGATGCGGCCGGTCAACTCCGTCGTCGAGCGCTTCATCCCCAGTGCGCTGGTCTTCGCCATCGTGCTGACCTTCGTCGTCGCGATCCTCGCGCTGCTCCTCACCGACACCGGCCCCGTCGAGGTCACCCGGGGCTGGGGCGAAGGGCTCTCGGGCCTGCTGGAGTTCATGACGCAGATGGCACTGATCCTGCTGCTCGGCCACACCCTGGCCAACACGGGTCCGGTGCGCAGGCTGCTGGCGTCGCTGGGCGGGTTGCCGAGGACGGCCCTCCAAGGCTACCTGTTCGTCTTCGCGGTCGCCGCCGTGGCGTCCCTCATCACCTGGGGCCTGGGCCTCGTGGTCGGTGTGCTGCTTGCCGTCGAGGTCGCCCGCCAAGGCCGCGAGAAGGGGCTCGAGCTCCACTTCCCGATGCTCGTCGCGGCCGGCTACAGCGGCTACGTCATCTGGCACATGGGCTACTCGGGATCCGGCACCCTGACAGCCGCCACCGAGGGGTCGTTCATCGCCGAGCAGCTCGGTGAGACCGTCCCGATCGCCGAGACCACCTTCGCCTGGTGGAACATCCTCGCGATCGTCGTCACGATCCTCGCGGTGGGCATCGGGCTCGCCCTGGTGGCACCGCGCGCCGGCGACCGGATCATCGAGATGAAGGCCGACGCGCGGTTCGACGACGACATCGCGATCGACGACGAGGTCGTCACCCCGGCCGACCGGGTGGACGCGAGCCGCGTCCTCACGCTGTTGGTCGGCCTGGCCCTGGTCGCCTACCTGGTGATCCACTACGCGGACGGCGGCACGGCGACCCTCGACGTCGTCAACTGGACGTTCCTGGCCCTGATCTTCCTGCTGGTGCGCAGCCCACTCGAGCTGATCGCCCTGGTCAAGAACGCGGCCTCCAACGTCGGCGAGATCCTGCTCCAGTTCCCGCAGTACGCCGGGATCATGGGGATCATGGCCACCTCCGGCCTGATCACCGTGTTCTCCGACTTCATCGTCGACACGGCCGGGCCGTCGACCTTCGGCGTGCTGGCCTTCCTCTCGGCCGGGGTCGTGAACTTCTTCGTCCCCTCCGGCGGCGGCCAGTTCGCCGTGCAGGGGCCGGTGATGCTCGACGCCGGCGCACGCCTGGGGGTCGACCCGTCGGTGACGATCATGGCGATCGCCTACGGCGACCAGTGGACCAACATGATCCAGCCCTTCTGGGCGCTACCGGTGCTGGCCATCTCCGGGCTCAAGATCCGCGACATCCTCGGCTACACGCTGGTGACGCTCCTCGCGTCCGGCGTGGTCTTCGCTGCGACGATGCTGCTCGTGGGGGCCGGCTAG
- a CDS encoding ATP-binding protein, with product MSALPRPDLPSGAHRDLVAALHDLHHRAGWPSLRTLAAETGVSHTTVSKVFSAPILPRWGTLELLVEAMDGDTTAFHALWLSASAPAGHASHHEPRIAGRRTELAAVHRHLEAGNGLLLVTGEAGMGKTALVESASADVDCFVARGHCLPLSTEVPMLPIVDALRCILDSDDGRWLDEAVAGCPGYVGSALAELLPKLAAAAEPIRQRDTTGRQRLFVSIASLLRSLASSHPLGLLVEDLHWADTGTLDLLEHLLTTPQRLAVVGTWRVEDVTTDAGHVEWFARMTRLSKVRQIELLPLSEGETREQLSLLGVDLRDDLAARVHSRTGGQPLFTEQLAAHLEDDAPLPRLLRDLLDQRFAGISQAAWSITRALGVADRSLTADVLVAVTGLPHERLVGELHELHGRRLVRTTRLGAAELAHPLLAEATRRRLVAGEARQVHRALAGVLGAEPDASPAEVATHWEGAAEPGREIAWRIAAARSSAERYAVAGEAEQWLRALQIWPSDRATAGTPPVTRAEAYLAAMDALRVSLQFDRAAQMSDESGDRLGAVDPLTRAHLLRRAADYRGQREGPEVGLAVIEEAIAAYEALPVDVGMVHALLRKEALLQATGRYVEAGDVARLAARVGERVGDARAQRTALSWVAWHEGVEGFQEQAMRTMRRAASLVPAGSDPEGDIRQAVLLTDVLLQTGSSADDVELAGRPALEVAERWKIESYHVLLVRSNVVRARIRQGRVAEAASLVDLASEGPVDIDRWPLHLDRAMLDCLRGHVDLARARATSLMDGFGDRVVGDDLEFLSDVATVHLWSGEPDKAVAMLLPALDAMVEGTPANLTRPALLVAARGAAEATAPESPLGRHYLDTLVTLAARLPTDQGGRERGDRRIPAAYARALSAQWTAEIARLSGAGTVARWVASGDAWDALSRPHDAAYCWWQAAQVALQEGQGTVATKLLKRAARDAREHVPLLDAITKTAAGIAQESLNSPE from the coding sequence GTGAGCGCGCTTCCTCGCCCGGACTTGCCCAGCGGCGCGCATCGTGACCTGGTCGCCGCGCTCCACGACCTGCATCACCGTGCAGGCTGGCCGTCCCTCCGTACCCTTGCCGCTGAGACAGGCGTCTCGCACACCACCGTCTCCAAGGTCTTCTCGGCGCCGATCCTCCCGAGGTGGGGCACGCTGGAGCTCCTCGTCGAGGCGATGGACGGGGACACCACCGCCTTCCACGCGCTCTGGCTGAGCGCCTCGGCCCCGGCGGGGCATGCCAGCCACCATGAGCCGCGGATCGCCGGGCGACGCACCGAGCTGGCCGCCGTGCACCGCCACCTCGAGGCCGGCAACGGGCTGCTCCTCGTCACCGGCGAGGCCGGCATGGGCAAGACGGCTCTCGTCGAGTCCGCGAGCGCCGACGTTGACTGCTTTGTCGCCCGCGGCCACTGCCTTCCACTGTCCACCGAAGTGCCGATGCTGCCGATCGTGGACGCATTGCGCTGCATCCTGGACAGCGACGACGGGCGGTGGCTCGACGAGGCCGTGGCCGGCTGTCCCGGCTATGTGGGCAGTGCCCTTGCCGAACTCCTGCCCAAGCTCGCCGCGGCAGCCGAGCCCATCCGGCAGCGCGACACCACTGGACGGCAGCGCCTTTTCGTCTCCATCGCGTCACTTCTGCGGTCTCTTGCCTCGAGCCATCCGCTCGGACTGCTTGTGGAGGATCTCCACTGGGCCGACACCGGCACCCTGGACCTCCTCGAACACCTGCTGACCACCCCGCAGCGACTCGCCGTGGTCGGCACGTGGCGCGTCGAGGACGTCACCACGGACGCCGGGCACGTCGAGTGGTTCGCACGGATGACGCGGTTGTCGAAGGTGAGACAAATCGAGCTGTTGCCACTTTCCGAGGGCGAGACCCGTGAACAGCTGAGCCTTCTCGGTGTGGACCTTCGCGATGACCTGGCAGCCCGTGTGCACAGCCGCACAGGGGGACAACCTCTCTTCACCGAGCAGCTGGCAGCGCACCTCGAGGACGACGCGCCGCTTCCGCGGCTCCTTCGCGACCTCCTCGACCAGAGATTCGCCGGTATCTCCCAGGCAGCCTGGTCCATCACGCGCGCGCTGGGTGTGGCCGACCGGTCGCTGACAGCCGACGTGCTCGTCGCAGTCACCGGGCTACCGCACGAGCGTCTCGTCGGTGAGCTGCACGAGCTACACGGTCGTCGCCTGGTTCGTACGACCCGTCTCGGCGCCGCGGAGCTGGCGCACCCGCTTCTCGCCGAGGCAACCCGCCGACGACTCGTGGCGGGCGAAGCGCGTCAGGTGCACCGCGCTCTCGCCGGGGTGCTCGGCGCTGAACCGGACGCCTCACCGGCCGAGGTCGCCACTCACTGGGAAGGCGCGGCAGAACCGGGTCGAGAGATCGCGTGGCGAATCGCCGCCGCGCGGTCGTCGGCGGAGAGGTACGCGGTCGCCGGGGAGGCCGAGCAGTGGCTCCGGGCCCTGCAAATCTGGCCCTCTGATCGCGCGACCGCCGGTACACCGCCCGTCACGCGTGCCGAGGCGTACCTGGCGGCGATGGATGCCCTGCGGGTCTCGCTGCAGTTCGACCGAGCCGCGCAGATGAGTGACGAGTCCGGGGACCGCTTGGGCGCCGTCGACCCGCTCACCCGCGCCCATCTCCTTCGTCGAGCCGCCGACTATCGAGGGCAACGCGAGGGGCCCGAGGTGGGGCTGGCGGTCATCGAGGAGGCCATCGCGGCTTATGAGGCCCTGCCGGTGGACGTCGGGATGGTCCATGCACTTCTCCGGAAGGAGGCCCTGCTGCAAGCGACCGGTCGATACGTCGAGGCCGGAGACGTCGCCCGGTTGGCGGCGCGGGTGGGCGAACGGGTCGGGGACGCCCGGGCGCAGCGGACCGCTCTGAGCTGGGTGGCCTGGCACGAAGGTGTGGAGGGCTTCCAGGAACAGGCGATGCGAACGATGCGCCGGGCGGCTTCCCTTGTCCCAGCCGGCTCCGATCCCGAGGGCGACATCCGGCAGGCCGTACTGCTCACCGACGTGTTGTTGCAGACGGGGAGCAGCGCCGATGATGTCGAGCTGGCCGGGCGACCCGCACTGGAGGTCGCCGAGCGTTGGAAGATCGAGAGCTACCACGTCCTGCTCGTCCGCTCTAACGTCGTAAGAGCACGGATCCGCCAAGGTCGCGTCGCCGAGGCGGCCAGCTTGGTCGATCTCGCGTCCGAGGGACCAGTCGACATCGACCGGTGGCCGCTCCACCTGGATCGCGCGATGCTCGATTGCCTGCGCGGTCATGTCGATCTTGCGCGGGCTCGGGCCACCTCACTAATGGACGGCTTCGGTGACCGAGTCGTCGGCGACGACCTGGAGTTCCTCAGCGACGTCGCAACTGTTCACCTCTGGAGCGGGGAGCCGGACAAAGCCGTCGCGATGCTCCTTCCTGCACTCGATGCCATGGTGGAAGGGACCCCGGCCAACCTCACGCGCCCAGCCCTTCTCGTTGCGGCACGCGGGGCAGCCGAGGCTACGGCGCCGGAGTCGCCGCTCGGACGGCACTATCTGGACACGCTCGTGACACTCGCCGCTCGGCTTCCCACCGACCAAGGGGGACGCGAGCGCGGGGACCGGCGGATACCAGCCGCCTATGCTCGAGCGCTATCCGCCCAGTGGACAGCGGAGATAGCGCGCTTGAGTGGCGCAGGGACCGTCGCCCGTTGGGTCGCGTCTGGAGACGCATGGGATGCGCTGTCCCGGCCTCACGACGCCGCCTACTGCTGGTGGCAAGCTGCACAGGTGGCCCTACAGGAAGGTCAGGGCACTGTCGCGACCAAGCTGCTCAAGCGTGCAGCCAGGGACGCCCGCGAGCACGTACCACTGCTCGACGCCATCACGAAGACCGCGGCTGGGATCGCACAAGAATCGCTGAACTCCCCCGAGTGA